In one Saccharibacillus brassicae genomic region, the following are encoded:
- a CDS encoding FAD-dependent oxidoreductase gives MSEQKPKLVVIGNGMAGIRCLEEILKLAPDRFEMTVIGEERHPNYNRMMLSKVLQGHSSFDEIVLNPYEWYREHGIALHTGERAVRIRTGARREVETASGLSLPWDRLIIATGSSAFVPPIPGADKSGVIAFRNLEDCSAMIRASGSVRRAAVIGGGLLGLEAARGLLNLGMDTQVVHNAPFLMNRQLDETAAKLLRKELESQGMRFRLNTTTTAITGLNRVKGLRFADGGRMETELVVLAVGITPNTELAADSGIAIRRGIVVDDSLQTNMPGVYAVGECAEHRGIAYGLVAPLYEQAKVLANRLCGASDEPYVGSTLHTRLKVAGVDVFSAGEIREDQAEVAQRTEDGLRGLYRKVTMQGGRIVGAILYGDTAESTSLLKLIARQASVDTLVSGGEAGTKAGGGMQAAAAALQGGEQVCACNEVSKDSIVQAVVSGGLSSADQVKRATGASGSCGGCRPMVEALVEYAKSGAGLVLAGEAAAEAPDSEEALCGCVPFGRAGLKAAAEAVRPDYAPGGPGFARGGVPGRGVHLIPEREWAGGCDICRPAVLYYWQVGSGSGAREDEAGGARRYSMREAGIEGRAEPAGMFAPADAEAEAARRIGEHLARSLRAAALPGPVDAAVSAGPDDPRGIAVRDIGLGRCPAGWELYAGGHAEHPVRAGEWVGVAGSEEEAALLGEALLQLYREQAFYGEALWEWFERFGLRSVREILLDRTLREELAWRLAEEANAESAAY, from the coding sequence ATGAGCGAACAAAAACCGAAGCTGGTCGTGATCGGAAACGGGATGGCGGGCATCCGCTGCCTGGAAGAAATTCTGAAGCTGGCTCCCGACCGGTTCGAGATGACGGTGATCGGCGAAGAACGCCATCCCAACTACAACCGGATGATGCTCTCCAAAGTGCTTCAGGGCCATTCTTCGTTCGACGAAATCGTGCTGAATCCGTATGAATGGTACCGGGAACACGGCATTGCGCTGCATACGGGCGAACGGGCCGTACGGATTCGGACAGGCGCGCGCCGCGAAGTGGAGACGGCTTCGGGGCTGAGCCTGCCCTGGGACCGGCTCATTATCGCGACCGGTTCGTCCGCCTTCGTTCCGCCGATTCCCGGCGCGGACAAAAGCGGCGTTATCGCTTTTCGCAATCTGGAAGATTGTTCGGCCATGATCCGCGCTTCCGGCAGCGTGCGCCGGGCCGCGGTGATCGGGGGCGGCCTGCTGGGGCTGGAAGCGGCCCGCGGCCTGCTGAATCTCGGCATGGACACGCAGGTCGTGCACAATGCGCCGTTTCTGATGAACCGGCAGCTCGACGAGACGGCGGCCAAGCTGCTGCGCAAAGAACTGGAAAGCCAGGGCATGCGGTTCCGGCTGAACACGACGACGACGGCCATTACCGGCCTGAACCGGGTCAAAGGGCTGCGCTTCGCGGACGGAGGCCGCATGGAAACGGAACTGGTCGTGCTGGCGGTCGGAATCACGCCCAACACGGAGCTTGCGGCAGACAGCGGCATCGCGATCCGGCGCGGCATTGTCGTGGACGACAGCCTGCAGACGAATATGCCGGGCGTATACGCGGTCGGCGAATGTGCCGAACACCGGGGAATCGCCTACGGCCTGGTCGCTCCGCTGTACGAGCAGGCCAAAGTGCTGGCGAACCGGCTGTGCGGCGCTTCCGACGAGCCGTATGTCGGCTCGACGCTGCATACCCGGCTCAAAGTCGCCGGGGTCGACGTCTTCTCGGCGGGAGAGATCCGCGAAGACCAGGCGGAAGTCGCGCAGCGGACCGAAGACGGCCTGCGCGGCCTGTACCGCAAAGTGACGATGCAAGGCGGGCGCATCGTCGGCGCGATCCTGTACGGGGACACGGCGGAATCGACTTCGCTGCTGAAGCTGATCGCGCGGCAGGCTTCGGTCGATACGCTCGTTTCCGGCGGAGAAGCCGGCACGAAAGCCGGCGGAGGGATGCAGGCGGCGGCCGCGGCGCTGCAAGGCGGCGAACAGGTCTGTGCCTGCAACGAAGTCAGCAAAGATTCGATCGTGCAGGCGGTGGTGTCCGGCGGCCTGAGTTCGGCCGATCAGGTCAAGCGGGCTACGGGCGCTTCCGGTTCCTGTGGAGGCTGCCGGCCGATGGTGGAAGCGCTCGTCGAATACGCGAAATCGGGCGCGGGCTTGGTGTTGGCCGGCGAAGCCGCCGCGGAAGCGCCGGACAGCGAAGAAGCGCTCTGCGGCTGCGTGCCGTTCGGCCGCGCCGGGCTCAAAGCTGCGGCGGAAGCGGTCCGGCCGGATTATGCGCCGGGCGGGCCGGGCTTCGCGCGCGGCGGTGTGCCCGGCCGGGGAGTGCACTTGATCCCGGAGCGGGAATGGGCGGGCGGCTGCGACATTTGCCGGCCGGCCGTGCTCTATTATTGGCAGGTCGGCAGCGGGAGCGGCGCCCGGGAAGACGAAGCGGGCGGTGCGCGGCGCTATTCTATGCGCGAAGCGGGTATCGAGGGGCGGGCGGAGCCGGCCGGGATGTTCGCGCCGGCTGATGCGGAGGCGGAAGCGGCGCGCCGGATCGGCGAGCACTTGGCCCGCAGCCTGCGGGCGGCGGCGCTGCCGGGGCCGGTCGACGCGGCGGTCTCGGCCGGTCCGGACGATCCGCGGGGCATCGCGGTTCGGGATATCGGGCTCGGGCGCTGCCCGGCCGGATGGGAACTGTATGCCGGCGGGCATGCGGAGCATCCGGTCCGCGCCGGCGAATGGGTCGGAGTGGCCGGCAGCGAAGAAGAAGCCGCCCTGCTCGGGGAAGCGCTGCTGCAGCTGTACCGGGAACAAGCTTTTTACGGCGAGGCGCTGTGGGAATGGTTTGAACGGTTCGGGCTCAGATCCGTGCGGGAGATTCTGCTGGATCGCACGCTTCGGGAAGAACTGGCCTGGCGGTTGGCGGAAGAAGCGAATGCGGAATCCGCTGCTTACTAA
- a CDS encoding molybdopterin oxidoreductase family protein — protein sequence MFNAFTETGPGSGATAAWQTQCPFCSVQCKIRLEEGPAAVGSGTALRARGDDNAASEGRLCVKGQNAHQHAVSRERLRYPMIRREGRLVRASWAEAIRAAVKLLAASSERYGPDAVGVYGGGSLTNETAYLLGKFARLALGTKYIDYNGRFCMSAAASAGSKTFGLDRGLTFRLSDIPQADCIILAGTNLAECQPTLMPYFNRARENGAAIIVIDPRSTATAAAADLHLPVRPGTDAALAAGMLKVLIEEGLIDEAFIAGRTRGFEELQERTLGQMTLAQTAAVCGVDEASIRQAALLYGRASTGMILTARGVEQQTDGHLAVREFLNLVLATGKIGRPGCGYGAVTGQGNGQGGREHGQKADQLPGYRSIANAEDRAYIASVWGVEPEQIPGAGVSAYEMMEKIHRKEIRTLFVMGSNPVMSNPNVALVEEGLAKLDGLIVADLFLSETALLADIVLPVTSYLENAGTLTNLEGRVLLREAVRPAVGEARDDWDILCEVAHGLGQGERFRFPSAEAIFDELRRASRGGLADYSGITYERLRREEGVYWPCSEEESSSGLMFEQDFAHADGRAVFSAPPQTASAPSKSVSPDYPLILTNGRVLPHYLTGVQTHRSPVLEAREAAAFLELHPSAAKRLGVRDGEWVRIESEAGEFYARSRLTPKIRADTVFAPMHWGGVQNVNRATLPELDPHCKMPGFKTTPVRVSSCAAPGEASRPHAASVRAPQG from the coding sequence ATGTTCAACGCATTCACCGAAACAGGGCCCGGCAGCGGAGCGACGGCTGCCTGGCAGACCCAATGTCCGTTTTGCAGCGTGCAGTGCAAGATCCGGCTCGAAGAAGGGCCGGCCGCGGTCGGCAGCGGCACGGCGCTGCGCGCGCGGGGAGACGACAATGCCGCTTCCGAAGGGCGCCTGTGCGTCAAAGGGCAGAACGCGCATCAGCATGCGGTCAGCCGGGAACGCCTCCGGTATCCGATGATCCGGCGCGAAGGACGGTTGGTGCGGGCTTCGTGGGCGGAAGCGATACGGGCGGCGGTGAAGCTGCTCGCGGCTTCGTCCGAAAGATACGGGCCGGACGCGGTCGGCGTATACGGCGGCGGCTCGCTGACGAACGAGACGGCTTATTTGCTCGGCAAGTTCGCCCGGCTTGCGCTGGGGACGAAATATATCGATTACAATGGCCGATTTTGCATGTCCGCCGCCGCTTCCGCCGGCAGCAAAACGTTCGGGCTTGACCGCGGATTGACGTTTCGGCTGTCGGATATTCCGCAGGCGGACTGTATCATTCTGGCGGGAACGAATCTGGCGGAATGCCAGCCGACGCTTATGCCTTACTTCAACCGGGCCCGCGAGAACGGCGCTGCGATCATCGTCATCGATCCCCGCTCGACGGCTACCGCGGCCGCCGCCGATCTGCATCTGCCCGTACGGCCGGGCACGGATGCGGCGCTTGCGGCGGGCATGCTGAAAGTGCTGATCGAAGAAGGACTGATCGACGAAGCGTTTATCGCCGGCCGTACCCGGGGATTCGAAGAGCTGCAGGAGCGGACGCTCGGCCAGATGACGCTGGCTCAGACAGCGGCGGTCTGCGGGGTGGACGAAGCTTCGATCCGGCAGGCGGCGCTGCTGTACGGCCGGGCTTCGACCGGGATGATTCTGACGGCCCGGGGCGTCGAACAGCAGACGGACGGCCATCTGGCCGTGCGCGAATTTCTGAATCTGGTGTTGGCCACAGGCAAAATCGGGCGGCCCGGCTGCGGGTACGGCGCCGTGACCGGGCAGGGCAACGGGCAGGGCGGCCGCGAGCACGGGCAAAAAGCGGACCAGCTGCCGGGCTACCGCTCTATCGCGAATGCCGAAGACCGGGCTTATATCGCTTCGGTCTGGGGCGTCGAACCCGAACAGATACCGGGAGCCGGCGTGTCCGCTTACGAAATGATGGAGAAGATTCACCGGAAAGAGATCCGGACGCTGTTCGTGATGGGCTCGAATCCCGTCATGTCCAATCCGAACGTCGCTCTCGTCGAAGAAGGTCTGGCGAAGCTGGACGGGCTGATCGTGGCGGATCTGTTCTTGTCCGAGACGGCGCTGCTGGCCGATATCGTACTGCCGGTAACTTCTTATCTGGAAAACGCGGGCACGCTGACGAATCTGGAAGGCCGGGTGCTGCTGCGCGAAGCGGTGCGTCCGGCAGTCGGCGAGGCGCGCGACGATTGGGATATCCTGTGCGAAGTTGCGCACGGGCTCGGACAGGGGGAAAGGTTCCGTTTCCCGTCTGCCGAAGCGATCTTCGACGAGCTGCGGCGGGCCAGCCGCGGCGGACTGGCCGATTATTCCGGCATCACGTACGAGCGGCTGCGCCGGGAAGAAGGCGTCTACTGGCCGTGCAGCGAAGAGGAGAGCAGCAGCGGACTGATGTTCGAACAGGACTTCGCCCATGCGGACGGCCGGGCCGTCTTCTCCGCACCGCCGCAGACGGCATCGGCACCGTCCAAGTCCGTCTCGCCCGACTACCCGCTTATTTTGACCAACGGGCGGGTACTGCCCCATTACCTGACGGGCGTGCAGACCCACCGCAGCCCCGTGCTCGAAGCGCGGGAAGCGGCCGCTTTTCTGGAGCTGCACCCGTCGGCCGCGAAAAGGCTCGGCGTGCGCGACGGCGAATGGGTGCGGATCGAATCCGAAGCCGGCGAATTTTACGCGCGCAGCCGCCTGACGCCCAAGATTCGGGCCGATACGGTATTCGCTCCGATGCACTGGGGCGGCGTGCAGAACGTCAACCGGGCCACTCTGCCGGAGCTCGATCCGCACTGCAAAATGCCCGGATTCAAAACGACGCCGGTCCGCGTCTCTTCCTGCGCCGCCCCGGGCGAAGCTTCCCGGCCGCATGCAGCCTCCGTACGCGCCCCGCAAGGTTGA
- a CDS encoding threonine/serine exporter family protein yields MWAHFLTSFFAAAAFVILFNAPKKSLFHCGLVGMLGWVLYVCIRGEIGEAPATLAASLLVGILCQLFAKIYRTPVIIFSVAGVIPLVPGGMAYNAMRRFVENRYDEALQIGAQTLMIAGAIAAGLVLSEVLNQMLRRRDAIKS; encoded by the coding sequence ATGTGGGCTCATTTCCTGACCAGCTTTTTCGCCGCGGCCGCGTTCGTGATCTTGTTCAACGCCCCGAAAAAATCGCTGTTTCACTGCGGCCTGGTCGGCATGCTCGGCTGGGTGCTGTACGTCTGCATCCGCGGCGAGATCGGCGAAGCGCCGGCGACGCTGGCCGCTTCGCTGCTCGTCGGCATCCTGTGCCAGCTGTTCGCCAAAATCTACCGCACGCCGGTCATCATCTTCAGCGTCGCGGGCGTCATTCCGCTCGTCCCCGGCGGCATGGCCTACAACGCCATGCGGCGCTTCGTGGAGAACCGGTACGACGAAGCGCTCCAGATCGGCGCGCAGACGCTGATGATCGCGGGCGCAATCGCGGCGGGACTCGTGCTGTCGGAAGTGTTGAACCAGATGCTGCGCCGCCGGGACGCGATCAAGTCCTGA
- a CDS encoding threonine/serine exporter family protein: MSQKTSIYETIELCLLAGKIMLQSGAETYRVEDTMVRIATAFGLTESHSYVTPTVLIFSTSGEQPAKLIRIEERTTDLHKIAAVNAVSRRIASGELAAPEAKALLLQAEAAAPNYTLTVQILAAALTSGCFQIMFGGSWPDFPAAFIAGGAGFAASVWLHRIVQVKFFAEFSAALLVGLLALLFIWAGFGREFDRIAVGSVMPLVPGLLITNAIRDLMAGHLVSGISKGADACLTAFAIGAGIAVALIFFH; encoded by the coding sequence TTGAGCCAAAAAACATCCATATACGAAACGATCGAGCTGTGCCTGCTGGCCGGCAAAATCATGCTGCAAAGCGGCGCGGAGACGTACCGGGTCGAAGACACGATGGTGCGGATCGCGACCGCTTTCGGACTGACCGAAAGCCATAGCTATGTGACGCCCACCGTGCTGATCTTCTCGACCAGCGGCGAACAGCCGGCCAAGCTGATCCGGATCGAGGAACGGACGACCGATTTGCACAAAATCGCCGCAGTCAACGCCGTTTCGCGCCGGATCGCGTCGGGCGAACTTGCCGCTCCCGAAGCGAAAGCGCTGCTGCTGCAAGCGGAAGCGGCCGCCCCGAACTATACGCTGACCGTCCAGATTCTGGCCGCCGCCCTGACGAGCGGCTGCTTCCAGATCATGTTCGGCGGCAGCTGGCCGGACTTTCCGGCCGCCTTTATCGCGGGCGGCGCCGGCTTCGCCGCTTCCGTCTGGCTGCACCGCATCGTGCAGGTCAAATTTTTCGCCGAATTCTCGGCTGCGCTGCTCGTCGGCCTGCTCGCCCTGCTGTTTATCTGGGCCGGCTTCGGCCGCGAATTCGACCGGATCGCCGTCGGCTCCGTCATGCCGCTCGTACCGGGCCTGCTGATCACGAACGCGATTCGCGACCTGATGGCCGGCCATCTCGTCTCCGGCATATCCAAAGGCGCCGATGCGTGCCTGACCGCGTTCGCGATCGGGGCGGGCATCGCCGTCGCGCTTATCTTTTTCCATTAG
- a CDS encoding FUSC family protein → MNFGARMLKTGIAVTLALYLTMLLNLTPPVIAAIAAIFAMQPTIYKSWTYFLDQLLTNTLGAAIAVTAGRLLSSEPIAVGLTCIVVIMICLKIKRADTIGLTLVTVIAVMEASGQWDFALNRFLISVIGIFAAFIVNVLVLPPKPREQFIGQIQSTFTQLSLLMRTAVSDEIKESVFRDEQKALEGSIQSLTEKYNLLEEDQHKRKRPSYTESRHLVVYKQMLRTLSKGSEVVQAVEEHYFPTARTFRLDQLFDQQLESMIKYHEHVLLKFEGKLKPDDQPWLNLEEENEQFAAAMKDYLQQQEGSTLRLTIVAAEIHAYGYQLERLNRLVEHYGDSGRSGKKPLLHRLNPKNWRG, encoded by the coding sequence GTGAATTTCGGCGCACGCATGCTCAAAACGGGGATCGCGGTCACCCTGGCGCTGTATCTGACGATGCTGCTCAATCTGACGCCGCCCGTCATCGCCGCCATCGCGGCCATTTTTGCCATGCAGCCCACGATCTACAAATCGTGGACGTATTTTCTGGATCAGCTGCTCACCAACACGCTGGGTGCGGCTATCGCCGTTACGGCGGGTCGGCTGCTGTCCAGCGAACCGATCGCGGTCGGGCTGACCTGCATCGTCGTCATCATGATCTGCCTCAAAATCAAGCGCGCCGATACGATCGGGCTGACGCTCGTGACGGTTATTGCCGTGATGGAAGCTTCCGGACAGTGGGATTTTGCGCTCAACCGGTTCCTGATCAGCGTCATCGGCATTTTTGCCGCGTTTATCGTCAACGTGCTTGTTCTGCCGCCGAAACCGCGCGAGCAGTTTATCGGGCAGATCCAGTCGACGTTCACGCAGCTGTCGCTGCTTATGCGCACCGCCGTATCGGACGAGATCAAGGAGAGCGTGTTCCGCGACGAACAGAAAGCGCTCGAAGGATCGATCCAGTCGCTGACGGAAAAGTATAATCTGCTCGAAGAAGACCAGCATAAGCGCAAACGTCCGTCCTACACCGAGAGCCGGCATCTGGTCGTGTACAAGCAGATGCTGCGGACGCTGAGCAAAGGCAGCGAAGTCGTGCAGGCGGTCGAAGAGCACTATTTTCCGACGGCGCGCACGTTCCGGCTCGACCAACTGTTCGACCAACAGCTGGAATCGATGATCAAATACCATGAACACGTGCTGCTGAAATTCGAAGGCAAGCTGAAGCCGGACGACCAGCCGTGGCTCAACCTTGAAGAAGAGAACGAACAGTTTGCCGCCGCGATGAAAGACTATTTGCAGCAGCAGGAAGGCAGCACGCTGCGCCTGACGATCGTCGCGGCGGAGATCCATGCCTACGGCTACCAGTTGGAGCGGCTGAATCGCCTCGTGGAGCATTACGGCGACAGCGGGCGCAGCGGGAAGAAACCGCTGCTGCACCGGCTGAATCCCAAAAACTGGCGCGGTTGA
- the helD gene encoding RNA polymerase recycling motor HelD has translation MDTTDHEWKREQARVDDVTDKIARRIRGLEAQVGEMRVDVVGLRKEFWDEVTMNFAEPDDLGETSTSMRQQSQVLAEREFGHKRAYSQLGKLRRLKNSPYFGRIDFRESSDAASEPIYLGIASLLDDNEQDFLIYDWRAPISSLYYDGAPGDVAYRTPGGSVEGEMELKRQYVIRDAKIRVMFDTGMTIGDELLQEVLSQSADDRMKSIVSTIQREQNAIIRNEQSRLLVVQGAAGSGKTSAALQRVAYLLYRYRDTLSADQLVLFSPNSLFNSYVSTVLPELGEENMLQTTFQSYLERRIGREFELEDAFDQLEYLLGGDVSEDGAYEARLAGIRYKSSLDYLEVIRAYREYLSEQGMMFRPIRFQGREIVSAEDMRRRFYDFDRTVKIPSRIEQMGKWLLKQVSEYGKSQREEEWVDEQIQLLDSSALHRAYNLMRRKQKGAADTFDDFDQQHEAAARMIVNDWLKPVRKWIKRQRFVDVKGMYRKLYKDEVLFTSLSGGRPLPALWHEFSRQTLDRLAKSELMFEDATPLLLLRELLQGFITNTAIRHVIVDEVQDYTPFQLEFLKRLFPRARMTALGDLNQAIYGHDSALDDYDPLLNLYGRDESMVLRLTRSYRSTREITEFTKAMLPEGEDILPFTRSGDKPVLRRFEAGSVEAMEAALIDDIGELRERGLDYIAIICKTQSECVELHKRLQGRLDTRLITKNTPAFEKGTVIVPAYLAKGVEFDAALLYNASADRYARESERKLFYTACTRAMHVLHLYAEGEPSPFVGGVDPALYDVRGEQAEAGLNRRDS, from the coding sequence ATGGACACGACGGATCACGAATGGAAACGGGAACAAGCGCGCGTCGACGACGTTACGGACAAGATCGCTCGCCGCATACGCGGGCTTGAAGCCCAGGTGGGCGAAATGCGCGTCGACGTCGTCGGGCTGCGCAAAGAATTTTGGGACGAAGTCACGATGAACTTTGCCGAACCGGACGATCTCGGCGAGACGTCGACCAGCATGCGGCAGCAGTCGCAGGTTCTGGCGGAGCGGGAATTCGGCCACAAGCGCGCGTATTCCCAACTCGGTAAGCTGCGTCGGCTCAAAAATTCGCCTTATTTCGGCCGTATCGATTTTCGCGAGAGTTCCGATGCGGCGTCCGAGCCGATCTATCTCGGCATCGCTTCGCTGCTGGACGACAACGAGCAGGATTTCCTGATCTACGATTGGCGCGCGCCGATCTCCAGCCTGTATTATGACGGCGCGCCGGGCGACGTCGCTTACCGCACGCCGGGAGGCAGCGTCGAAGGCGAGATGGAGCTCAAGCGCCAATACGTGATCCGCGACGCGAAGATCCGGGTCATGTTCGATACGGGGATGACGATCGGCGACGAGCTGCTGCAGGAAGTGCTCAGCCAGAGCGCGGACGACCGGATGAAAAGTATCGTCTCGACGATCCAGCGGGAACAAAACGCGATTATCCGCAACGAACAGAGCCGGCTGCTGGTCGTGCAGGGCGCGGCGGGCAGCGGCAAGACGTCCGCCGCGCTGCAGCGGGTCGCTTATTTGCTCTACCGTTACCGTGATACGCTGAGCGCGGACCAGCTGGTGCTGTTCTCGCCGAACTCGCTGTTCAACAGCTACGTCTCGACGGTACTGCCGGAGCTCGGCGAAGAGAACATGCTCCAGACGACGTTCCAGTCTTATCTGGAGCGGCGGATCGGCCGCGAATTCGAGCTCGAAGACGCGTTCGACCAACTGGAATACCTGCTTGGCGGCGACGTATCGGAAGACGGGGCGTACGAAGCGAGGCTGGCCGGTATCCGCTACAAGTCGTCGCTGGATTATCTGGAAGTGATTCGCGCCTACCGCGAATACTTGTCGGAGCAGGGCATGATGTTCCGCCCGATCCGCTTCCAGGGACGCGAGATCGTCTCGGCCGAAGACATGCGCCGCCGGTTCTACGATTTCGATCGCACGGTCAAGATTCCGAGCCGGATCGAGCAGATGGGCAAGTGGCTGCTGAAGCAGGTGAGCGAATACGGCAAAAGCCAGCGGGAAGAAGAGTGGGTCGACGAACAGATCCAACTGCTCGATTCAAGCGCCCTGCACCGGGCCTACAATCTGATGCGCCGCAAGCAAAAAGGAGCCGCCGACACGTTCGACGACTTCGATCAGCAGCATGAAGCGGCTGCGCGCATGATCGTCAACGACTGGCTGAAGCCGGTCCGCAAATGGATCAAGCGCCAGCGCTTCGTCGACGTCAAAGGCATGTACCGCAAGCTGTACAAAGACGAAGTCCTGTTCACGAGCCTGTCCGGCGGACGTCCGCTGCCGGCGCTCTGGCACGAGTTCTCGCGCCAGACGCTCGACCGCCTCGCCAAGTCGGAGCTGATGTTCGAAGACGCGACTCCGCTGCTGCTGCTGCGCGAGCTGCTGCAGGGCTTTATTACGAACACGGCGATCCGCCACGTCATCGTCGACGAAGTGCAGGATTACACGCCGTTCCAGCTCGAATTTCTCAAGCGGTTGTTCCCGCGCGCCCGCATGACGGCGCTCGGCGACCTCAATCAGGCGATCTACGGCCATGACTCGGCGCTGGACGATTACGATCCGCTGCTGAATCTGTACGGGCGCGACGAAAGCATGGTGCTGCGCCTGACCCGCAGCTACCGTTCGACGCGCGAGATTACCGAATTCACCAAAGCGATGCTGCCGGAAGGCGAAGACATCCTGCCGTTCACCCGCAGCGGCGACAAGCCGGTGCTGCGCCGGTTCGAAGCCGGCTCGGTCGAAGCGATGGAAGCGGCGCTGATCGACGATATCGGGGAGCTGCGCGAACGCGGGCTCGACTATATCGCCATCATCTGCAAAACGCAGAGCGAGTGCGTCGAGCTGCACAAGCGGCTGCAGGGCCGGCTGGACACGCGGCTCATTACGAAGAACACGCCGGCGTTCGAGAAAGGCACGGTCATCGTGCCGGCCTACCTCGCCAAAGGCGTCGAGTTCGACGCGGCGCTGCTGTACAACGCGTCGGCCGACCGCTACGCGCGCGAATCCGAACGCAAGCTGTTCTACACCGCCTGCACGCGGGCGATGCACGTGCTGCATCTGTACGCGGAAGGCGAACCGAGCCCGTTCGTCGGCGGCGTGGACCCCGCCCTGTACGACGTGCGCGGCGAGCAGGCGGAAGCCGGCCTGAACCGGCGCGATTCGTAA
- a CDS encoding AraC family transcriptional regulator: protein MDRALLKEERIHGNPMYPVSVYVMEDLDYTTIMDSHWHEEMEFTIVTRGTIRFQIGTEYYEVSQGEAMFVHGGELHAGHRVGDEPCAFAAVVFNGDFLSSRGYDALQERFIEPLLQKKSLPPSHLTGREDWERDILGLIAAIISDNERSVPAYQLMTKARLYQIFALLQQHMRENVPAAAGGDVEKIERLKKVLGHMHHHYPSPIKLGDLAGLLNMSEGHFCRFFKSMVHKSPVDYLNRYRTQQACRLLENSGHKIVEIAMEVGFDSLSYFISVFKQHQGCTPSQYRKRLKAAAEASRSPTFARIEPAAGGRAAQSPGAKSRGSGPLAPPSA, encoded by the coding sequence ATGGACCGCGCTTTGCTCAAAGAAGAACGCATACACGGCAATCCGATGTATCCGGTGAGTGTCTACGTCATGGAAGATCTGGATTATACGACGATCATGGATTCCCATTGGCACGAAGAAATGGAGTTCACGATCGTGACGCGCGGCACGATCCGGTTCCAGATCGGCACGGAGTATTACGAAGTGTCGCAGGGCGAAGCGATGTTCGTCCACGGCGGCGAGCTGCATGCGGGCCACCGGGTCGGCGACGAACCGTGCGCGTTCGCGGCGGTCGTGTTCAACGGGGATTTTCTGTCCAGCCGGGGCTACGACGCGCTTCAGGAACGGTTTATCGAACCTCTGCTGCAAAAAAAATCGCTCCCGCCTTCGCATCTGACCGGACGCGAAGACTGGGAGCGCGACATTCTGGGATTGATTGCGGCCATCATCTCGGACAACGAACGTTCCGTGCCCGCTTACCAGCTGATGACCAAAGCCCGGCTGTACCAGATTTTCGCGCTGCTGCAGCAGCATATGCGCGAAAACGTCCCGGCGGCGGCCGGGGGCGACGTCGAGAAGATCGAACGGCTCAAAAAGGTACTCGGCCATATGCACCACCATTACCCGTCCCCGATCAAGCTCGGCGACCTGGCGGGCCTGCTCAATATGAGCGAAGGGCACTTCTGCCGTTTTTTCAAAAGCATGGTGCATAAAAGTCCCGTCGATTACCTCAACCGCTACCGGACCCAGCAGGCGTGCCGACTGCTTGAGAACAGCGGCCACAAAATCGTGGAGATCGCGATGGAAGTCGGATTCGACAGCCTGAGCTATTTTATCTCCGTGTTCAAGCAGCATCAGGGCTGCACGCCGTCGCAGTACCGCAAGCGCCTCAAAGCGGCCGCGGAAGCTTCCCGTTCGCCGACGTTTGCCCGGATCGAACCGGCGGCCGGCGGCCGCGCAGCGCAATCGCCCGGTGCAAAAAGTCGCGGAAGCGGCCCGCTTGCCCCGCCGTCAGCCTGA